A window of Castanea sativa cultivar Marrone di Chiusa Pesio chromosome 1, ASM4071231v1 contains these coding sequences:
- the LOC142622622 gene encoding uncharacterized protein LOC142622622 — protein MPSRGLRQGDSLSSYLFLLCAEGFTALLAKSKEEGRLNGVVVCRSAPWISHLLFADDSLLFCQASQEEVQCVTDILQLYANSSGQCINFEKSSLYFNSNTNAERRETIRNMLGVKEVDRFESYLGLPMLIGRSKYQAFSFLKDRVWKLMQGWKGKMLSRAGKEVLIKAVAQSIPTYTMGVFLLPAKLCNELNVQDFGGVTNRVLHPPVEEEWDWRVSDLIDWRTNSWDNEVVKAKFQRFDVEAILRIPLSHRQILDMLFWLHTKSGDYSVKSGYHIARLISKQEANMGKNSRECMGGVIQDPGRLNQRAKDYLEEFRVAQAHLTVSNTFVSMQNWHPPLGSSYKLNFNAAVFTDT, from the exons ATGCCATCCAGAGGTCTTCGCCAGGGTGATTCACTGTCTTCTTATCTATTCTTGCTATGTGCGGAGGGGTTTACAGCTTTGCTGGCTAAATCAAAAGAGGAGGGACGACTCAATGGGGTTGTAGTTTGTAGAAGTGCACCCTGGATATCCCATCTCCTATTTGCAGACGACTCATTACTTTTTTGCCAGGCTTCTCAAGAGGAAGTGCAGTGTGTTACAGATATCCTTCAGTTATATGCAAATTCATCTGGTCAAtgtatcaattttgaaaaatcatctTTGTACTTTAATAGTAACACGAATGCTGAACGAAGAGAAACCATAAGAAATATGTTGGGAGTTAAGGAGGTGGACAGATTCGAGTCTTATTTAGGACTGCCCATGCTTATTGGTCGATCAAAATATCAAGCCTTTTCCTTTTTGAAGGATAGAGTTTGGAAATTGATGCAAGGATGGAAAGGAAAAATGTTATCAAGAGCGGGCAAAGAGGTACTAATTAAAGCTGTAGCCCAATCCATTCCCACATACACGATGGGGGTGTTCCTGCTTCCTGCTAAGCTTTGCAATGAGCTCAATGTGCaagattttggtggg GTCACTAATCGGGTGCTTCACCCACCAGTGGAAGAGGAATGGGATTGGCGGGTTTCGGACCTCATTGATTGGAGGACAAATTCTTGGGACAATGAGGTGGTAAAGGCTAAATTCCAGAGGTTTGATGTAGAGGCTATTCTGCGTATCCCATTAAGTCATAGACAAATTCTTGACATGTTATTTTGGCTGCATACTAAAAGTGGTGACTACTCGGTGAAATCAGGATACCATATAGCAAGGTTAATCTCCAAGCAGGAAGCTAATATGGGCAAGAATTCAAGGGAG TGCATGGGGGGTGTTATCCAAGACCCAGGAAGGTTGAACCAGCGAGCTAAAGATTATCTAGAGGAGTTTCGAGTGGCACAGGCTCATTTGACGGTCTCAAATACTTTTGTTTCAATGCAGAATTGGCATCCTCCATTAGGTTCTTCTTACAAATTGAACTTCAACGCCGCGGTGTTTACTGATACATGA
- the LOC142640544 gene encoding G-type lectin S-receptor-like serine/threonine-protein kinase SD2-5, with product METWSFFRFMGFTWLSVVLLSETSLASIQSFGKIQPGFQASQMLFIDNNGYFLLSNNSNFAFGFITTPDVTLFLLVIIHLQRSRTVWSANRDSPVANSDQFVFGAKGNVYLQKGNGVAWSPDAKGKGVSAIELQNSGNLVMYGNGSEIVWQSFKNPTDTLLPNQDFVEGMKLVSDPSSKNLTYILEIKSSDMILSAGFPTPQPYWSMRKDSRKTINKDGGVVAIASLIANSWNIYDQNKGLLWQFIFSTYTDTNATWIAVLGNDGFISFYNLEDGQSSSASQTKIPNDPCSTPEPCNAYVTCFSENMCQCPSILSSRNCDTGIVSPCDHSNNRRELLNAGNGLNYFALGFLAPSSITDLNSCKASCDGNCSCLALFFQSSTGACFLLDSIGSFQNSGNGSGFISYIKVLSDGGSGVSNGGGGSNRKGFPFVAIIAISTILIILGLLYVGFRYYRAKRQLPEPPQETSEEDNFLENLSGMPIRFNYKDLQSATNNFSVKLGQGGFGSVYKGSLPDGTQLAVKKLEGIGQGKKEFRAEVSIIGSIHHVHLVRLKGFCAEGSHRLLVYEYMANRSLDKWIFKKNNDDQLLLDWETRFNIALGTAKGLAYLHEDCDAKIVHCDIKPENVLLDDNYLAKVSDFGLAKLMTREQSHVFTTLRGTRGYLAPEWITNYAISEKSDVYSYGMVLLEIIGGRKNFELEETSEKSHFPSYAFKKLEEGKLGDIIDSRLNIDVNDERVSTAIKVALCCVQEDMHLRPSMTKVVQMLEGLSAVPHPPTSSPLGFRLHSSFFKSVSEEGTSSGPSDCNSDAYLSAVRLSGPR from the coding sequence ATGGAAACTTGGAGCTTTTTTCGTTTCATGGGCTTCACATGGCTATCTGTTGTCCTTCTCTCTGAGACAAGTTTGGCTAGTATTCAAAGTTTTGGCAAAATTCAGCCTGGGTTTCAAGCGTCTCAGAtgttatttattgataataatggatattttcttttatccaaCAACTCGAATTTTGCTTTTGGCTTCATTACAACTCCAGATGTCACATTGTTCCTACTAGTAATCATCCATTTGCAGCGTTCAAGAACAGTCTGGTCCGCAAATAGAGATTCCCCAGTTGCAAATTCTGATCAATTTGTGTTTGGCGCGAAGGGTAATGTGTACTTACAGAAAGGAAATGGTGTGGCTTGGTCACCAGATGCTAAAGGCAAAGGAGTTTCGGCAATTGAATTGCAGAACTCGGGAAATTTGGTTATGTATGGCAATGGAAGTGAAATAGTTTGGCAGAGTTTTAAAAATCCCACAGATACCCTTTTGCCAAACCAAGATTTTGTTGAAGGAATGAAGCTAGTAAGCGATCCTAGCTCTAAGAACTTGACTTATATTCTTGAGATCAAGTCGAGCGACATGATACTTTCTGCAGGTTTTCCAACTCCGCAGCCTTATTGGTCTATGAGGAAGGACAGCAGAAAGACGATCAATAAAGATGGTGGTGTGGTCGCTATAGCATCTCTCATTGCAAATTCATGGAATAtctatgatcaaaacaaaggCTTACTTTGGCAGTTTATTTTCTCGACCTACACTGACACAAATGCCACATGGATTGCAGTCCTAGGAAATGATGGCTTTATCTCATTCTACAATCTCGAAGATGGACAGTCGAGTAGTGCTTCGCAAACAAAAATACCAAACGATCCATGCAGCACCCCAGAACCTTGTAATGCATATGTCACATGTTTCAGTGAAAACATGTGCCAATGCCCTTCAATTCTCAGCTCCCGAAACTGCGACACTGGGATTGTCTCTCCATGTGATCACTCAAACAATCGTAGAGAGCTTTTAAATGCTGGAAATGGGCTCAACTATTTTGCACTTGGGTTCCTTGCACCCTCTTCTATTACTGATTTAAACAGTTGCAAAGCCTCCTGTGATGGTAACTGCTCTTGCCTCGCCTTATTCTTCCAAAGCAGTACAGGAGCTTGTTTTCTACTTGACAGCATAGGTAGCTTCCAAAACTCTGGTAACGGCTCTGGCTTCATTTCATACATTAAGGTCTTGAGTGATGGAGGCAGTGGCGTAAGTAATGGAGGAGGTGGAAGCAACCGAAAAGGCTTTCCATTTGTTGCAATTATAGCTATTTCAACAATACTTATCATCCTTGGTCTACTTTATGTGGGATTTCGATACTACAGAGCAAAGAGACAATTGCCTGAACCTCCACAGGAGACTTCAGAAGAGGATAATTTTTTGGAGAACTTGTCTGGGATGCCGATTCGTTTCAATTACAAAGACCTTCAAAGTGCGACTAATAACTTCTCTGTGAAGCTTGGGCAAGGAGGTTTTGGCTCAGTTTACAAAGGGTCTCTCCCTGATGGAACTCAATTGGCTGTGAAGAAGTTAGAAGGCATTGGACAAGGAAAGAAAGAGTTTCGAGCAGAAGTTAGCATCATTGGCAGCATCCATCATGTGCACTTGGTCAGGCTTAAAGGCTTCTGTGCTGAAGGAAGTCATCGGCTTCTTGTTTATGAGTACATGGCAAATAGGTCTTTGGATAAATGGATATTCAAGAAAAACAATGATGATCAGTTACTGTTGGATTGGGAGACCAGATTCAATATTGCATTGGGAACAGCAAAAGGACTAGCTTACCTTCATGAAGATTGCGATGCCAAGATTGTCCACTGTGACATAAAACCAGAAAATGTGCTTCTTGATGATAATTATCTTGCCAAAGTCTCAGATTTTGGATTAGCTAAGCTAATGACTCGAGAGCAAAGCCATGTTTTCACAACACTAAGGGGCACAAGGGGGTACCTTGCACCAGAGTGGATCACAAACTATGCCATATCAGAGAAAAGTGATGTTTATAGCTATGGGATGGTATTGTTAGAGATCATTGGTGGAAGAAAAAATTTTGAGCTAGAGGAAACTTCAGAGAAATCCCATTTCCCATCCTATGCTTTTAAGAAGTTGGAAGAAGGGAAACTGGGAGACATCATCGATTCAAGACTGAATATAGATGTAAATGATGAGAGAGTTTCTACTGCCATTAAGGTTGCGTTGTGTTGCGTACAGGAAGATATGCATCTAAGGCCATCAATGACCAAGGTTGTCCAAATGCTTGAAGGACTCAGTGCTGttcctcaccctcccacttCCTCTCCTCTGGGATTTCGCCTACATTCAAGTTTCTTTAAATCAGTCAGTGAGGAAGGCACTTCCTCAGGCCCATCAGACTGCAACAGCGATGCTTATCTTTCTGCTGTGCGGCTTTCTGGCCCAAGATGA
- the LOC142632181 gene encoding putative L-ascorbate peroxidase 6: MSMSSSILFNCKPGSLLCSSTSSFLFKFKFPASSQCSPLPTVEFHATTPRASTHTHTHNHISIENESSSVASTNTSTSRRRALVFVAATTTPLLLLFNHEAFAVGLATTTSENYLLIKEEVRKVLSKAKAAGVLRLVFHDAGTFDMDENSGGMNGSIVYELDRPENAGLKKPMKILEKAKTEVDAVKPVSWADMIAVAGAEAVSLCGGPTIPVPLGRLDSMEPDPEGKLPQESLDAPGLKQSFQRKGLLTQELVALSGAHTLGSKGFGNPTVFDNSYFKILLQKPWTSSGGMASMIGLPSDRALTDDNECLRWITKYAENQSMFFEDFKNAYTKLVNSGAKWKSM, translated from the exons ATGAGTATGAGTTCATCAATTCTCTTCAACTGTAAACCCGGCTCTCTCCTCTGCTCCTCCACTTCTTCATTcttattcaaattcaaatttcccGCCAGCTCACAATGTTCACCGCTCCCAACGGTCGAATTCCACGCCACTACGCCCAGGGCTTccactcacactcacactcacaatCACATAAGCATTGAGAATGAGTCTAGCTCAGTTGCAAGTACAAATACAAGTACAAGTAGAAGGAGAGCACTTGTATTTGTAGCAGCCACAACTACACCATTGCTTCTTCTTTTCAATCATGAGGCCTTTGCAGTTGG GTTGGCTACAACCACAAGTGAGAACTACCTGCTCATAAAGGAAGAGGTGAGGAAGGTATTGTCAAAGGCAAAGGCGGCTGGTGTGCTTCGCTTGGTTTTTCACGATGCAGGAACTTTTGATATGGATGAAAATTCAG GTGGTATGAATGGTTCCATCGTTTATGAACTTGATAGACCAGAAAATGCAGGTCTTAAAAAACCTATGAAG ATTTTAGAGAAAGCGAAGACTGAAGTGGATGCAGTAAAAccag TATCATGGGCAGACATGATTGCTGTGGCGGGAGCTGAAGCAGTTTCATTGTGTGGAGGTCCAACAATTCCAGTTCCCTTAGGCAGACTAGATTCAAT GGAGCCTGATCCAGAAGGGAAACTTCCTCAAGAATCTCTGGATGCTCCTGGTTTGAAGCAAAGCTTTCAAAGAAAAGGCTTATT AACGCAAGAACTTGTTGCTCTGTCTGGAGCTCATACCCTTGGAAGTAAAGGTTTTGGAAATCCAACTGTTTTTGACAATTCATACTTTAAAATTCTTCTGCAGAAGCCATGGACGTCTTCAG GTGGTATGGCAAGCATGATTGGGCTTCCTTCAGATCGTGCACTTACTGATGATAACGAATGCTTAAG ATGGATCACAAAGTATGCTGAAAATCAGAGCAtgttttttgaagattttaagAATGCTTATACCAAACTAGTAAATTCTGGTGCAAAGTGGAAAAGCATGTGA
- the LOC142612489 gene encoding putative methyltransferase PMT14: protein MMGSKYHLPGYRTRGTLSIFIIIGLCCFFYLLGAWQKSGFRKGDGIPLKITRQIDCNNVTILDFEAHHNDLEIIEHDEPRAKLFKPCDIQYTDYTPCQEQDRAMKFPRENMIYRERHCPPEEEKLHCLIPAPKGYVTPFPWPKSRDYVHYANVPYKHLTVEKAVQNWVQFQGDVFKFPGGGTMFPQGADAYIDELASVIPIADGTVRTALDTGCGVASWGAYLLKRNVLAMSFAPRDNHEAQVQFALERGVPAIIAVLGSINLPYPSRAFDMAQCSRCLIPWTANDGMYLMEVDRVLRPGGYWILSGPPINWKTYYQTWKRSKEDLNAEQTEIEKLAELLCWEKKYEKGDIAIWRKKVNDKSCQRNSANICTSKDADDVWYKKMGTCVTPFPEVSSKDEVAGGELKKFPARLFAVPPRIAKGSIEGVTAESYEEDNKLWKKRLNAYKRINRLIGTTRYRNVMDMNAGLGGFAAALESPKSWVMNVVPTISKNTLGVIYERGLIGMYHDWCEGFSTYPRTYDLIHASGVFSLYQNRCQLEDILLEMDRILRPEGAVILRDEVDVMNKVKKIAGGMRWTIRLMDHEDGPLVPEKILVAVKQYWVGGSGNSTSSNQ from the exons ATGATGGGCTCCAAGTATCACTTACCAGGCTACAGAACACGAGGCACATTGTCTATATTTATCATTATTGGTTTGTGCTGTTTCTTTTACCTTTTGGGAGCATGGCAGAAGAGTGGTTTCAGAAAAGGTGATGGCATACCATTGAAAATAACCAGGCAGATAGATTGCAACAATGTTACCATTCTAGATTTTGAGGCTCATCACAATGATCTTGAAATTATTGAACATGATGAACCCAGAGCCAAATTGTTCAAGCCTTGTGACATCCAATACACTGATTACACTCCTTGCCAAGAACAAGACCGAGCAATGAAATTCCCAAGGGAAAATATGATATACAGGGAAAGACATTGCCCTCCAGAGGAGGAAAAATTGCACTGTCTTATCCCAGCACCCAAGGGATATGTGACTCCATTCCCTTGGCCTAAAAGCCGGGACTATGTCCACTATGCTAATGTTCCTTATAAACATCTGACTGTTGAGAAGGCAGTCCAGAATTGGGTGCAGTTTCAGGGAGATGTGTTCAAATTTCCAGGTGGGGGAACAATGTTTCCTCAAGGCGCGGATGCATATATTGATGAACTTGCATCTGTTATTCCAATTGCAGATGGCACTGTCAGAACAGCACTGGATACCGGTTGTGGA GTTGCAAGCTGGGGTGCATACTTGCTGAAAAGAAATGTATTGGCTATGTCCTTTGCACCAAGGGACAATCATGAAGCACAGGTTCAGTTTGCATTGGAGCGAGGTGTTCCTGCTATTATAGCTGTTCTTGGATCAATAAATCTTCCATACCCATCAAGAGCCTTTGATATGGCTCAGTGCTCTCGATGTCTGATACCATGGACTGCAAATG ATGGAATGTACCTCATGGAAGTTGATCGAGTTCTCAGACCTGGTGGATACTGGATTTTGTCCGGCCCTCCAATCAATTGGAAGACCTATTACCAAACGTGGAAGCGGTCGAAGGAGGATCTCAATGCTGAGCAAACAGAGATTGAAAAGCTGGCTGAACTTCTTTGCTGGGAAAAGAAGTATGAGAAGGGAGATATCGCTATCtggagaaaaaaagtaaatgacAAATCCTGCCAAAGAAACTCTGCCAATATATGTACATCAAAGGATGCTGATGATGTCTG GTACAAGAAAATGGGCACATGTGTAACTCCTTTCCCTGAGGTAAGTAGTAAAGATGAAGTAGCAGGAGGGGAGTTGAAGAAGTTTCCAGCTAGGCTTTTTGCAGTTCCTCCCCGAATAGCTAAGGGATCCATTGAAGGGGTTACAGCAGAATCTTACGAAGAGGACAATAAACTTTGGAAAAAACGTTTAAATGCCTACAAAAGGATCAATAGATTGATTGGCACTACAAGATATCGGAATGTGATGGATATGAATGCAGGCCTTGGAGGATTTGCAGCAGCACTTGAATCACCGAAATCTTGGGTGATGAATGTGGTGCCTACAATTTCCAAGAACACTTTAGGTGTTATCTATGAGAGAGGTCTAATTGGCATGTATCATGACTG GTGTGAAGGCTTCTCTACTTACCCAAGGACATATGATCTTATTCATGCTAGTGGTGTATTCAGCTTGTACCAGAACAG GTGCCAACTGGAAGACATACTTCTGGAGATGGATAGGATATTGAGGCCTGAAGGGGCTGTCATCTTGAGGGATGAAGTTGATGTCATGAACAAGGTTAAGAAAATTGCTGGAGGCATGAGATGGACTATCAGGCTGATGGATCATGAGGATGGTCCTCTTGTGCCTGAGAAGATATTGGTTGCAGTCAAACAATATTGGGTTGGCGGTAGCGGAAACAGCACATCCAGCAATCAATAA